The Curtobacterium sp. MCSS17_015 genomic sequence CTCGGGAACCGACGCCAGCACGCTCACACCTGATTCGCTTCAGCTCCCCGGCTACGACCTGCGCGCCGAAGTGATCCCGTTCAGTGGTGCCAGCGGCGACTTCTACGACTGGACGCCCACGACGAACGGGGCGGCGATCACCCTCACTGATGTGATGGGCAAAGGCGTGGAGGCGGCCAAGCATGCCGCGTCCATTCGTGCGGCGTTCCTTGCTCAAGACCTGGAACTGCCCGCTGCCGATGTGATCGCTGCCACGGACCGACAGATCGGGCCAGCGCTCGTGCGAGCGGAGTCATTCGCCACCGCGTTCCACGCACATCTCGACACATCCACGGGGTGGGTGGACTTCGGCGATGCCGGTCACGGCATCGCGATGCATCTCTCGGCACACGGGCACCCGGTGCGGCTGCTTCGATCACGGGACCTCCCACTCGGGCTGCATCCCGGCGCGATGCGCCGCTCCTCTGGGTTCCTGGTCCTGCAACCCGGGGACGCGCTGGTTGTCTGCAGCGACGGCGTGCTCGACCTGTTTGACGGGACACTCGCGTCGCTTGATCGGCTCGCCGAGATGTACTGGGCTGCTCCGGACGACTTTCTTCCTCGAGTGCGCGCCCTCGTTGCCGAACGCAGCCCTGACGACGATGTCACCACCCTCGTTCTTGCACGGCATGACGTCGCGCAAGAACAAGACGCGTCGAGCTGACGACGAGGCTCCTCGAGGCTGGCCGGCTCATCGCGGGCGGGTCACGCTCAACCCGTGGCACCAGGCTGCCTTTCCTCGCCTGCCCTCACGATCCTGACTTTTTCTTGAGAACATCTCGCGCACTCGGCCGTCGAGGGGTACCGTGCCGATCAACCATTCAACGTGCGCAGCCGAGATCAGGAGGTGAGCGCATGGACGCGTCGATGCGTGCACCCCTGCGGGCGGTGATCCGGTGGGCCCTCCTGGGCTCCGGGGTCGCTGCAGCGGTCGTGCTGCTCTCGCTGCTCCTGGGCGCTCGCCCGGCCGCAGCGGCAGATGGCTCGCTCCTCGGGCTGACGTCGACGAGTGGATCTCAGACCACCACGCAGCAGCGCAGCACCGGGCTTGTCGGCGGCGTCACGTCGACCGTCGGCGGGGCCGTGCAGGGCGTGTCGAGCGGAGTCGGCCAGGTGCTCGACACCGCCGTCGCACCGGTCCGGACCGTGGTCGCGCCCCCCGCGCCGGCCCCGGCAGCACCCGCTCCGGCAGCTCCCGCACCCGCAGCGCCCGCCCCGGCAGCGCCGGCACCCACAGCGCCTGCACCCGCAGCGCCCGCACAGGCCCCGGCAGCACCGGTCGCCGCCAGCCCTGCCGCGCCAAGTCAGCCGGCTCCGGCCCAGCACGCCCCGAACCCGGCCCAGAGCGCACCGGTTCAGAGCGCCCCGACCACCAGCGCACCGGCGGCACACGCCCCGGCGACGCCGAGTACGACCCCCGCCGGTACGCACGCCCCGAGCGGTGCCCGCCCGACCACGTCGGTCACCGACGGCGTCAAGGCGGCCGTGAGCGGAGCCTCCCGTCCGGTGTCCGACACCGTCGGTGTGGTCCTCAGCCCGGTGACCGACACCGCGAGTGCGGTGCTCAGCCCGGTGACCAGCACCGCCGCTACCGTCCTCGACCCCGTAACCGGGGCCGTCGGGACGGTCGCCGACGGTGGCCCCGTCACCGCAGTGGTCAACATCGTCGACCGGGTGGTCGGGAGCCTCCCGGTCGTCGGTGGACTCCTTGGCGACGAGACGCTTGGCGGCGTCACGGCCCCGGTCACCGGCGTCGTCGACGACACGCTCGGCACCGTTGGCGGCGTCCTCACGCAGGTCCCCGGCGTCGTCGCGGAAGTCCCGACCGTCGTCGACCAAGTCCCGGACATCGTCGGCGGACTGCCGTCCGGTCCGCTTCTGCCCGGCAGCCCGGTCCTGCCCGGAGGTTCGCTTCCCGGCGTCGATGTCCCATCGCTCCCGGTGGTCCCTGGCTCCGGCGCCGAGCCTGTCTCCGGCCCGACGCCCGTCGCGACCACGGCCCCGGTCAGCGACCGGACGCCAGTCCGCTTCACCGACGGCAGCACCACCGGCACCATCGCCGGCCCTGCCCCCGCCGTCCAGGCGGAGGACGCCACGACGTTGGCCCACAGCACCGCCGACACCAGCGCCGTCGTCTTCGGTCCCGTCGCCGCGTCCGCGGCTGCCACGGCCGCCCCGACGCACGGTTCCGCCGTGATCACCGTCGGCGGTGAAGCGCTCATTCTCCCGGTCGGCGGCGCACCGGTGCACACGCCCTTCGACGGCGGCACCGAGGGCACCACGGGCGGCAGCACCTCCGGCAGCTCCGCTGGCGCGAACATCCTCGGCACCGTCGGCACCGAGGCCCAAATCTCCCCCCTCGCCGCGGGCCTCCGCGGCTCGGTCTCCGACGACGCCGTCCCGGCATCGCTCGTCGGTGACCACGACGTCGCTCCCGATTGAGATCGGCGCACCTGCCCGTCATGGCAGGACGCGCCATCGACCGCCTCTGTGTGCGGTCGACCATCCATCTCGATCAGGAGTGAACGACCATGAACAAGAACGTCTCCCGAGGGCTCTTCTTCGCCCTCTGCGTGGGCGGGCTGACCTTCGGTGGAGCCGTCGCCGCGAACGCGGCGACGACCACCGGCGAGGACGGCACCGTCTCCGGAACCCAGGTCGCGCCGACCGTTGACGCGCCCGTCTCCGTCACCCGCAACGCCTTCGGCATCGTCGGCGACGCGGTATCCACCGCTGCCGCACCGGCAGCTCCGGCTCCGGCTCCGGCGGCACCTGCGCCCGCGGAACCAGCACCCGCAGCGCCGGCACCTGCTCCCGCCACGAGTGGGGTCGACGGCATCGCGTCCGGCACCCAGGTCGTACCCGACGTCAGCGCTCCCGTCGCGGTGACCGGCAACGCCGTCGGTGTCCTCGGGGACGCGGTGGCCGCACCGGCCCCCGCGGCTCCGGCTCCGGCTCCCGTTGCTCCGGCTCCGGCGCCGACGACGTCCGGCGAGGACGGGGTGCTCTCGGGCACCCAGGTCACTGGTGCGGTGGACGTGCCGGTCACGGCGACCGGCGACGCCGTCGGTGTCCTCGGTGACGCTGCCGCCACCGGCTCGACCTCCGGGTCGGCTCCGGCTCCGGCGGCTCCGGCAGCTCCGGCCGGTGACACGACGACCGCTTCGACCTCCGGGGAGGACGGGGTGCTATCGGGCACCCAGGTCCTGCCGGACGTCACGGTCCCCGTCACGGTCTCGGGCAACGGGATCGGCGCGCTCGGGGACGGATCGGCCATCGGGACCTCCGCGGCCCCGGCTGCTCCGGCCGGTGGCACGACGAGCGGTTCGACCTCCGGGGCGGACGGGCTCATCTCCGGCACGCAGTTGCTCGGGACCGTCTCGGTCCCGATCACGGTGACGGGGAACGGGATCGGTGTCGTCGGTGACGGCACGAGCACCGGTGGCTCGACGACCGGTTCGACCCCGTCGACCGGTACTGCTCCTACGGCTGGTGGGACAACGTCGGGTGAGGACGGCATCGGCTCCGGCACCCAGGTCACCCCGGTCGTCTCGATCCCGGTCACGGTCGACGGCAACGGGATCGGCATCATCGGTGACGGCACCAGCACCGGTGGCACGACGGGCACGACTCCCACGACCGGGACTGCTCCGGCGGCTGGTGGGACGACCTCGGGCGAAGACGGCATCGGCTCCGGCACCCAGGTCACCCCGGTCGTCTCGATCCCGGTCACGGTCGACGGCAACGGGATCGGCATCATCGGTGACGGCACCAGCACCGGTGGCACGACGGGCACGACTCCCACGACCGGGACTGCTCCGGCGGCTGGTGGGACGACCTCGGGCGAAGACGGCATCGGCTCCGGCACCCAGGTCACCCCGGTCGTCTCGATCCCGGTCACGGTCGACGGCAACGGGATCGGCATCATCGGTGACGGCACCAGCACCGGTGGCACGACGGGCACGACTCCCACGATCGGGACTGCTCCGGCTGCCGGTGGCTCGACGTCGGGTGAGGACGGCATCGGCTCCGGCACGCAGGTCTCTCCGGTGGTGGACGTCCCGGTGACGGTCGGCGGCAACGGGATCGGTGTCGTCGGAGACGGCACCAGCACCGGCGGCACGACGACCGGCTCGACCCCGTCGACCGGCACCGCTCCGGCGGCCGGTGGCACGACCTCTGGTTCGGATGGCATCGGTTCCGGCACGCAGATCATCCCCGTCATCGACGCCCCCGTGACGATCGGCGGTAACGGGATCGGCGTCATCGGCGACGGCACCAGCACCGGTGGCACGACGGGCTCGACCCCGACGACCGGCATCGCTCCGGCTGCGGGTGGCACCACCTCGGGCGATGGCGGTGTCGGGTCCGGGACGCAGATCATCCCGGTGGTGAACGTCCCCATCACGGTCGGTGACAACGGCATCGGCATCATTGGTGACGGCATCACGACCCCGGCCACCGGCACCACCCCGGGCACCACCCCGGGCACCAACCCCGGCACCACCCCGGGCACCAACCCCGGCACCACCCCGGGCACCAACCCCGGCACCACGCCAGGCACCACCCCGGGTACCGATCCCGGCACCACGCCGGGCACCATCCCGGGCTCGACGCCGAACACCGGAACCGCGCCCGGTGGCACGGGCAACATCCCCGACACCGGTACGACCCCGGTCGTCGGCACCATCCCGAACACCGGCACCACGCCGCTCGTCGACACCGGCACCGCCCCGGTCGTTACGGCCGACGTAGTCCGGTCGACCCCGACCCTCGTGTCCTCCGCTCCGGCAGCAGCCGCAGCGACCGGGGTAGAGGCGACGGCGAACACCGCCGGCACCCTGGCGTACACGGGCGCGGGCAATCCGGCGTCCCCGGCACTGGCGGCGGTCCTGCTGCTGCTCGCCGGCCTCGGGGCGCTGACCCTGCGGCGCCGCCACTGACGGGCGGCCCGCAGCGGACAGGGTGCGGAGCACCGGGCGACCGGTGCTCCGCACCCCCCCCTGCCCGGGGCATTGCGAGAAATAGGACAGCGCGCGACCGTAATTGGGAGGCCTCAACTCGGACCACGGTGATCGGTGACAAGGCACCCCGGTCCTCTTTTGCAGGAGAGCTGAGTCGCTTGCGTCGGCTTGGCGGGGCGGGTCAGAGCTTTCAGGCGCTCCGCCGGCGGCGGGTGAGCAGTGTGCTGATACCCGAAGCTGCCAGAAGTGCAGCAATGCACGAGGACCACGTCCGGCTCGCAGAGCACATCCTCCTACGCCTAAGTCACGCGCACACGGCGATGATGGTGCAGCCATCGCTGCCGGCACGGATCCATCGTCTGGACTCGGGTGTCACTGCTGCTGCATCGCCAGTCCGTAGCGGAACCTGATCACCGTCGACCAAGAGGGCTGCGGAGCCGCCGACAAGTACGTAAGCGTCTTCTGCGCCATCGTCCCGGTGATCATGGGGGACTGTCTCACCATCAGGCGGCAGCTCGACTTGGTACAGCCCGAACGCCGTGATGCCGAGCGCGTCGTTGAGGCGCCGGTCCCACGGGCTCGACGCCGGATGTTCATCAACAGACGCCGGCACCTGAGCAACTTGGATCACGGAGTAGGGCATCTCCCGCTTCTACCCGGCAACGCGAATGGCGGCATCAGGGTCGCTGTCCACCGAGGTCACCGGCCCCGTCTCATCGGTCCAGCGGGGTTCGCGTCCACGAACTGCGCGCCCACCTCGAGAAGTTTGCAGCGGCTCTGGGGGGCGACGACACACATGCGCTGACCTCAAAGGGCGACGGAACCGGTCCCATCAGTTGTGTGCTGACACCAGCAACGAGGCAACGCCGCGCCGATAACGTATGTTATGTCAGACGCTTTTGCGGGCAGCGAGGCCGGGCTTGCCTCCCACGCCGTCGGACCACTCCCGTTTCTCGTTCGCGGCCGCCGCCGAAAGCGGAGACGTGTTCACGGCCTCCGGCGAGTACGACCACCGGCCGGAGTCCCGACCGCCTCGAGGTCCGCCCCCAACCCCGAGGTCAGCGCCCCGCCGCGTACCCCTGGGCGCCACGGGAGTTCGCGGCCGCGCCGAGGACCCCGGTCTCCGGGTCCCGGGTGACGCAGCACAGCCGGCCCAGGCTCCAGTCGCCGGCGCGCCTGACGACGTGACCACGGGCCTCCAGGCCGGCGATCACCTCGTCGCCCAGCCGGTCCTCGACCACCAGGCCCGCCGGCTCCCACGTCCGCGGCCAGAAGGACCCCGGGAACGACGTGGTGTGCAGGGCAGGGGCGTCGATCGCCTGCTGCGGCGTGTACCCGCCGACGATCCAGCGGAGCAGGAACAGCAGCTGCCACTGGTCCTGCTGGTCGCCCCCGGGGGAGCCGAGCGCGGCGACCGGGACACCGTCGCGCAGGACGAGCGTCGGGGTGAGCGTGGTGCGCGGGCGCTCGCCGGGGCGCAGGGTCGATGCCGTGCCCTCCTCGAGCCACGTCATCTGCAGGCGGGTGCCCAGGCAGAACCCGAGTTCCGGGATCGTCGGTGACGACTGCAGCCACCCGCCCGAGGGCGTCGCGCTGACCATGTTGCCCCAGCGGTCCACGACGTCGATGTGGCACGTGTCGCCGCGGGTGTCCCCGTCGGGCGCGACGAACGGCTCGCCGCGGTCCTCGACCGGGACCTCGGCAGCGGTCTCGTCAGGCGACGTCACCCGCGCACCGGGCACGGTGGGTTCACCGACCCCGGCCGCACCGGTCGCGTCGTGGCTGGTGCGGAGCGGCGGTAGGACCGGGTCGACGCCCGGCACGTGGCCGGGGCGGAACTCGGCCGACGCGGTGTCCCCGATGAGCGCCCGACGCTCCGCGACGGTGGCGTCGGCGAGCAGGACGTCGAGCGGGACCGAGCCGTCGCCGTAGTACGCGTCGCGGTCGGCGAGGGCGAGCTTCAGTGCCTCCACGATCGTGTGGGCACCGAGCTCGGTGGACGGGTCGAGACGCTCGTCGGGCAGGGGCTCGAGCATCCGCAGGACCTGCAGGAGCGCCGGACCCTGCCCCCACGGCCCGGTCTTCGCGATCGTGTGGCCGC encodes the following:
- a CDS encoding GAF domain-containing SpoIIE family protein phosphatase, with translation MDGVTVRATLVHELDVIGGDPVERFDRVARLARDVFGAPMAFLNLVDDDTVHTLTPQTSTSRREIPARGSFCAETVLHDEPTLVPDARADARFATLPVVQTLGMRFYAGAPVSVRGTRVGSVCVMDTHPRVLADSDVILLQDLATWAGRILSNDGSDAGSGTDASTLTPDSLQLPGYDLRAEVIPFSGASGDFYDWTPTTNGAAITLTDVMGKGVEAAKHAASIRAAFLAQDLELPAADVIAATDRQIGPALVRAESFATAFHAHLDTSTGWVDFGDAGHGIAMHLSAHGHPVRLLRSRDLPLGLHPGAMRRSSGFLVLQPGDALVVCSDGVLDLFDGTLASLDRLAEMYWAAPDDFLPRVRALVAERSPDDDVTTLVLARHDVAQEQDASS
- a CDS encoding cupin domain-containing protein; protein product: MPYSVIQVAQVPASVDEHPASSPWDRRLNDALGITAFGLYQVELPPDGETVPHDHRDDGAEDAYVLVGGSAALLVDGDQVPLRTGDAAAVTPESRRWIRAGSDGCTIIAVCA
- a CDS encoding gamma-glutamyltransferase, with the translated sequence MSTPDPAFVPPALHTTRPDLQGTFGMTASTHWLATATAQSVLERGGNAFDAAVAGAFVLHVVEPHLNGPGGDLTAVFATADDPSPVVLVGQGPAPAGATPEHFRAEGLDLVPGAGALAAAVPGAVDAWLLLLRDHGTWELADVLAPAIGYARDGHPVSAGVVRTIEAVADLFRQHWPTSAERWLPGGAAPRTGDVVRNEALASVLDRLVAAGGAPGADAVTDGARARRIDAARREWAEGFVATAVDAFVRRPHRHSSGTDHAGVIRAADMAAFRASTEPATTAEFRGHTIAKTGPWGQGPALLQVLRMLEPLPDERLDPSTELGAHTIVEALKLALADRDAYYGDGSVPLDVLLADATVAERRALIGDTASAEFRPGHVPGVDPVLPPLRTSHDATGAAGVGEPTVPGARVTSPDETAAEVPVEDRGEPFVAPDGDTRGDTCHIDVVDRWGNMVSATPSGGWLQSSPTIPELGFCLGTRLQMTWLEEGTASTLRPGERPRTTLTPTLVLRDGVPVAALGSPGGDQQDQWQLLFLLRWIVGGYTPQQAIDAPALHTTSFPGSFWPRTWEPAGLVVEDRLGDEVIAGLEARGHVVRRAGDWSLGRLCCVTRDPETGVLGAAANSRGAQGYAAGR